One window of the Cryptomeria japonica chromosome 7, Sugi_1.0, whole genome shotgun sequence genome contains the following:
- the LOC131857010 gene encoding uncharacterized protein LOC131857010, translating to MDQVNPRLCVKWEAPEPGWFKVKFDGASTGNPGQSGIGCILRNSDGIYIKEISKKIGVATNNEVEFRAALRGLQLRMELGVQRIHLERDSLNVVNAVHYNNTPSWRLNQWLQPILVLLATFNEFRISHIYREGNGEANKLSKMAIVNGDPPLAL from the coding sequence ATGGATCAGGTCAATCCAAGATTGTGTGTTAAATGGGAAGCGCCAGAGCCTGGGTGGTTTAAGGTAAAATTTGATGGTGCTTCTACTGGAAACCCGGGTCAAAGTGGCATTGGGTGTATACTAAGGAACTCCGATGGTATCTATATAAAAGAAATCTCAAAAAAGATTGGAGTTGCCACTAACAACGAAGTTGAATTTAGAGCAGCTTTAAGAGGACTGCAGCTAAGGATGGAGCTTGGGGTGCAGAGAATTCATCTAGAGAGAGACTCACTAAATGTGGTTAATGCGGTCCACTATAACAACACCCCTAGTTGGcgccttaaccagtggcttcaaccgatTCTGGTGCTGCTAGCCACCTTTAATGAATTTCGGATtagccacatctatagggaaggcaatggAGAGGCTAACAAACTCTCTAAAATGGCGATTGTCAATGGTGACCCTCCCTTGGCACTCTAA